TCAAGGGCCCGGAAACCGGCAGTACCGGAAACCGGCAGGCCGCGACGGAAACCAGCACCCCGACGTGCCGGAAACCGGCATAGCGATGTACCGGAAACCGGCATACAGAACCGTAGTGAACCGGATTTGAACCGTAGGTACAGCAGTGGTGGTACCGCCGTCCTCTCGGCTGCCGAGTGGCAGGTCGACCCCGCCACCCACACTTGGCTTCGCCAGGAAGGGCACCTCGACCGCCTCGGCGGGCAGGGCCTGCAGGCGGCCGACGCGAAGTGGCGTGCCCACCGGGCCGACTTCGAACCGAGGACAGTGGATGCCTGGACTGCCGACTGGCGCTCCTGGGTCGCCCGAGAGCACGCCCCACACCGCCCGAACCCCCACACAGCCCCCGGTAAGAGCCCAGCCACAGCGGGCGGCATGACGCGGGTCGAGGCGCACACCGCCGCCCTTCTCGCCGCCTTGGAAGAGCCGACCGGAACGGAGGGCTGACCGTGGACCGCCGCGAAATCGCCGCCCTACTGGCCTACATCGGCCGACTCGACCCGCGCGCCATCCGCACCGACCAGGGCGAAGCCCGCGACCAGCTGGCCCAGTGGCACGAGCTGCTCGGCGACGTTCCGATGGCCACCCCGCACGGCTGGGACGCCCGCGTCGCCGCCCGCCAGCACATCCGCATCTCGCCGTATCAGATCCTGCCCGCAGACATCGTCCGTCCCTGGGAGAGCTATCGGCGGGATCGTCTGGCCCGGCACTCCGACCCGACGCCGACCGCCGATCCGGACGACCAGGCCGCCTGGACCGCCGAGCTGGTCGGCACCCGCCGGGCCGTCGCCGTCGGCACCGCACAACCTTCGCAGGCTCGGGCGATCACCAGGGGGCGCGACGGGATCGACCAGAGGCTGGAGGCACGTCTGCGGGAAATCGGCTCCTGCATACCGCCCGCCGCACGAGCCGCCCTCGCGCCCTACCGGCCCGCCCGAGCAGCCCGCGAAAGGGCCGTGGCGCTGGGGCAGCCGGACGCGCTGAACGTCGGGTGCGAGTGGTGCAAGGCCCAGCCCGGTGAGCCGTGTCGCCGACGCCGGATCGGCCCCGACGACGGAGTGCTCTCAACCGCACCACGCTCCACCCCGCATCCCGGCCGCCTCGACCGCGCCACCGCCCAGCAAGCCCAGCAGACCGCCATGGCCTGACCGGCGTATCCGGCGCATGCATCCCGCCCCATGCACAGCCACCCAACCCCATCGTCCCGCCCCGGCCGCGGTGCCCGCCCCCATGCCGCAGCAGGCACCCGACGCTGCGCCGCCGCGTCCCGCCCCGCCGCCCGACACGGCAGCACATCGGAGAATCCCTTGCGCCACATCACCACCCACGACGCACCGGCCACCGGCCTGCGCGGCATCTCAGACACCAACTGGCACACCCGCGGAGCGTGCCACGGCATGGATGTCGAGGACGCCGACGCCGTGTTCTTCCCCGGTCCCCGGGACCACGAGGACATCGCGGAGGCGAAGGAGCTGTGCGGCTGGTGCCCGGTGCGCCGTGACTGCCTGAACTACGCCCTGGAGAACGTCCTCAAGGAGGGCATCTGGGGCGGCCTCACCGAAGCCGAGCGACGTCCCTGGCACGACGGGCTACACAAACGCCTCGACTATCAGCGTGTGACGGCCTTCTTCCAGGGACGCGACGTGCACCTGACCGAGGCGGAACGGAAAGTCGTCATCGACCACGCCTACGTACGCGGCTGGCGGCCCGACCGGCTCGCCACGGCCCTGCAGATCAGCCACAACCACGCTCGTGACCTGCTGCGGCAGGCCGCCAACAAGGTCTTCGACCGCGACCGCACCTACGGCGTGCCGCGCCCCAAGAAGAAGCGGAAGAAGAAGACCACCCCGACTGCAGCCACCCTCGCGCCCGCCGCCCCCGGCACCCAGCCGTCGGCAGCCCGCCCGTCGGCGCCGGCACCGGTGCCCTCCCCTCTCGGAAAGGCCGCATGACCCACCCCGTCCTGGCCCTCGGCTCCGCTCCAGAGCTCCCTCTCCTTCTCACCGCCGGAGTGCCCGTCGCCCTGATGCTGGTGGTGGTCGCCTGGACGGTCCGACGCCGGAAACCGCAGTCGCAGAAACGTCTCGGCGCTCCGGCGGTCAAGGTCGCCGCCCTTGCCGCCCTCGGTTGCACCGCCTACAGCGCGGACACGAGCTGGCGGTTCGCCGCCGACTACCTCGACATGGCCGGCACGGTCGAGCGCGCCGCCATGTTCGCCGCCGCTGAACTGGCGCTCTTCGCGACCGCGCTGATGGCCCGCCAGAACCTGGCCACCCAGGGTGCTCCCGGTCTGCCGGGCACGCTGGTCTGGGTGATCACCGGGGTCCAGGTGATCCCCGCCTATGCCGAGAGCGGCCCGATCGGCGGCACGGTCAGGGCCTTCGTCGGACCGGTCATGGCGGCGATGCTGTGGCACCTGGCGATGGGGATCGAGCTGCGCCTGCGCGCCCCGGACGCCACCTCGCGCGGTCTGATGGCCGTCCTGGGCCGAGAGGCACGCGAGCGTCTCCTGTCCCGCCTAGGCATCGCCACACGAGACCGCGACGCCGCGCAGATCACCCGGGACCGGGCCACCACCCGCGCGGTCGCCCTCGCCGCCCGCCTGGCCGAGCGGACACCCGAGCAGCAGCGGAACCGACGCGGCCGACGCCTCACACGGCGCCTGTCGAAGGCCGTCGCCATGGCCTCGGTCGGCACCGACCCTCTCCAACGCGCGCGACTCCTCGACGAGCTGGCCGCCCGTCGTCACGCACTCGGCCTCGCCACGGTCCCGCTGCCCTCGCCCTGGTCCCCGGTGCACAGCAGCACCACACCAGCCACGATCCCGTCCCCGTCAGCCTTGAAGGAGCCGGTCCCCGCAGTCGGTCCCCACGGCCCCGACGAGTTGGACGGGGACCGGGGACCGAACGCTTCGAGGGGACCGGTCCCCGAAAACGCGGGCGGCAAAGCACCGGTCAGCGCGGGGACCGAAGGCGAGAACTCGGG
This genomic stretch from Streptomyces deccanensis harbors:
- a CDS encoding WhiB family transcriptional regulator — encoded protein: MRHITTHDAPATGLRGISDTNWHTRGACHGMDVEDADAVFFPGPRDHEDIAEAKELCGWCPVRRDCLNYALENVLKEGIWGGLTEAERRPWHDGLHKRLDYQRVTAFFQGRDVHLTEAERKVVIDHAYVRGWRPDRLATALQISHNHARDLLRQAANKVFDRDRTYGVPRPKKKRKKKTTPTAATLAPAAPGTQPSAARPSAPAPVPSPLGKAA
- a CDS encoding helix-turn-helix domain-containing protein, producing MSREAREWVWEHSSSRGTARLVLLSIADRVADEQCVSWASLSSLAKRTRASVSTVRAAIDRLVRSGELEQLDDLTGPQRSTVYRLPLAAEAAAQTVENVDGAQGPAEEYEATPAIKVSALRRCGIRPREVPESPSRARKPAVPETGRPRRKPAPRRAGNRHSDVPETGIQNRSEPDLNRRYSSGGTAVLSAAEWQVDPATHTWLRQEGHLDRLGGQGLQAADAKWRAHRADFEPRTVDAWTADWRSWVAREHAPHRPNPHTAPGKSPATAGGMTRVEAHTAALLAALEEPTGTEG